The Oikeobacillus pervagus genome includes a region encoding these proteins:
- a CDS encoding alpha/beta fold hydrolase, with the protein MPFFCTEDHASLYFEDKGQGKPIVFIHGWSCSRHHFSKQVNELKESYRVISYDLRGHGDSERVEHGLTMEQFAKDLKDLVNYLELEDVSFVGWSMGTHIIWEYVKQYGCDNVSNLCFIDMTPKLLTDEEWKLGLFGDFGHEKNLLTLASICKDWDAHVSAFTPGIFAPTFDDPNLLEWMIKEAKRNTPHVMVNMWIAMAIQDYREVLPQITVPCLITYGTKSFYSKENSEYIESKVPQSKLVEFEHCGHALHLEDTAKFNHELAQFIG; encoded by the coding sequence ATGCCTTTTTTTTGCACGGAAGATCATGCAAGCCTCTATTTTGAAGATAAAGGTCAAGGAAAACCAATTGTATTCATCCATGGATGGTCCTGTTCAAGACATCATTTTTCCAAGCAAGTAAATGAATTGAAAGAAAGCTATCGGGTGATTAGCTATGATTTACGTGGTCATGGTGATTCGGAAAGGGTAGAACATGGACTTACGATGGAACAATTTGCAAAGGATCTAAAAGATTTAGTCAATTATCTGGAATTAGAAGATGTATCCTTTGTTGGCTGGTCAATGGGGACCCATATCATTTGGGAATATGTAAAACAATATGGTTGTGACAATGTTTCGAATCTTTGTTTTATCGATATGACCCCGAAACTTCTAACAGATGAAGAATGGAAATTGGGGTTGTTTGGGGATTTTGGACATGAGAAAAACTTATTGACATTGGCAAGTATTTGTAAAGATTGGGATGCACATGTCAGTGCCTTTACACCCGGAATCTTTGCCCCTACTTTTGATGATCCTAACTTATTAGAATGGATGATCAAGGAAGCCAAAAGGAATACTCCACATGTCATGGTTAATATGTGGATTGCGATGGCTATTCAAGATTATCGAGAAGTATTGCCACAAATAACGGTTCCTTGTCTCATAACATATGGAACTAAGAGCTTTTACAGCAAAGAAAATAGTGAGTACATCGAATCGAAAGTTCCTCAAAGCAAGCTAGTTGAGTTTGAACATTGCGGACATGCTCTTCATTTGGAAGACACGGCTAAATTTAATCATGAATTGGCCCAATTTATTGGATAA